The Labilithrix sp. genome contains a region encoding:
- a CDS encoding metallophosphoesterase family protein: MKVQYVSDVHIEFHADEGESFVESLEPDGIDVLVLAGDVAVGRGIGPALDRFCRRYADARVLYVHGNHEFYGTTREDVVAITREACARNPNLAWLDGDVVTIGGVRFLGAPMWFKKPAGVRRLAAAMNDFSQIERFDTWVYEENARALAFFDRELARGDFVVTHYLPAEVSVAPRWKGSALNPFFLCDVEALIRAREPACWVHGHTHDTVDAVVGATRVLANPFGYVRFELNPRFVDRAVVEID, encoded by the coding sequence GTGAAGGTCCAGTACGTCTCCGACGTCCACATCGAGTTCCACGCGGACGAGGGCGAGTCTTTCGTGGAGTCGCTCGAGCCCGATGGGATCGACGTGCTCGTGCTCGCGGGCGACGTCGCGGTGGGTCGCGGCATCGGGCCCGCGCTCGATCGCTTCTGCCGGCGGTACGCGGACGCGCGCGTGCTGTACGTCCACGGCAATCACGAGTTCTACGGCACGACGCGCGAAGACGTCGTCGCGATCACGCGCGAGGCGTGCGCGCGGAACCCGAACCTCGCCTGGCTCGACGGCGACGTCGTGACGATCGGCGGCGTTCGGTTCCTCGGCGCGCCGATGTGGTTCAAGAAGCCGGCCGGCGTCCGCCGCCTCGCCGCCGCGATGAACGACTTCAGCCAGATCGAGCGCTTCGACACGTGGGTCTACGAGGAGAACGCTCGCGCGCTCGCCTTCTTCGACCGCGAGCTCGCGCGCGGCGACTTCGTCGTCACCCACTACCTCCCCGCCGAGGTGAGCGTCGCGCCGCGCTGGAAGGGCAGCGCGCTCAACCCGTTCTTCCTCTGCGACGTCGAGGCGCTCATCCGCGCGCGCGAGCCCGCGTGCTGGGTGCACGGCCACACGCACGACACGGTGGACGCCGTCGTCGGCGCGACGCGCGTGCTCGCGAACCCGTTCGGGTACGTCCGCTTCGAGCTCAACCCGCGGTTCGTCGATCGGGCCGTCGTCGAGATCGACTAG